The DNA sequence CCGCACGACCATGACCCAGGATGACATCGAGAACGGTCGGCTGATCTGCTACATCGGCGTGGCGCCGGTGAAGCCCGCCGAGTTCGTGATCTTCCGCATCCACCAGTGGGCGCTGGGCGCCAAGACCGCCGTCTGATCACACCGAGGGGAGACGCGTCGGCGGCGGCGAGTCCCCAGAGGCGGCGGACGGTGTGACCGGAGGCACCGACATCAACCGGATTCCGAACCAACCGGAGACAAGGCCATGGCTGACACCGGCGATCGCAACGATCCCTACGGCGCGTACAACTTCCTCGTGGAGCTCGACGGGGTGACCGTGGCGGGGTTCTCGGAGGCGAGCGGGCTCACCAGCGAAAGCGACGTGGTGGAGTACCGCACGGGCGCCGAGGACACCACCGTCCGCAAGCTCCCGGGGCTCAAGAAGTTCAGTAACCTCACGCTCAAGCGCGGCTTCACCGCCAGCGACGAGCTGTGGAAGTGGCGCCTGGAGGTGCTGAACGGCGCCACCGTGCGCCACAGCGGCACCATCGTGCTGCTGAACGAGGCGCGGCAGGCGGCCATCAAGTGGACCTTCCGCGAGGCGTGGCCCAGCAAGTGGGAGGGACCCACCTTCAACGCCAAGACCAGCGAGATGGCGATCGAGACGCTGGAGCTGGCGTGCGAGGGCGTGGAGCTCGAACTGGCCGGCTGAGCGCTATGCCCGCGCTCCTCCCCGCCCCCGGCGTCCGCTTCCACTCGGCCGACCCGCCGCGCTCGCTCCCTGAGCTGCGCAGCGACGTGGCCGGCTTCGTGGGCTACGCGGAGCGTGGGCCGCTGCACACCCCGATGCGGGTGGAGAGCTGGCACCAGTTCGAGAGCGGCTTCGGCGGCTTCGGCGCGGGGGGATTCCTCCCCTACGCCGTGCACGCCTTCTTCGAGAACGGCGGCCAGACCGCGTGGATCGTCCGCGCCGCCGTCCCCCCCGGCGACGGCTCCGTCCCCTGGCACCGCCAGGCGCGCGACGCCTATGCCGAGCTCCCGCTGGAGACCCCCGGCGGCGACCGCGACCCCCCGCTCATCCTGGTCCGCGCCCGCTCCCCCGGCCGCTGGGGGAACCGCCTGTCGGTCGAGATCGCCCCCGCCGGCACCGGCGCCGACACGCGCGTGACCCTGGTGGTGCGCGACCGCGACGGCAACGTGTGGCGGATGCCGGACTGCTCGCTGGACCCCGCGGACGGGCGCTACCTCCCGCGCGTGGTCGAGACCGCGCCCGAGCTCCCGGTGCGGATGGACCTGGCGCTCCCCGACCCCGGGGAGGCGGTGGCCCCGCTCGCGGCGAAGAAGCAGCTCCGCGGCGGGCGCGACGGCACCGGCGCCTGCGGCCGCGACCACCTCCTGGGCGGCGAGACCGACGCCAGCGCCCGCTGGGGGCTGGGCGCGCTGCTGGACGTGGACGAGGTGGCGATCGTCGCCGTTCCCGAGAGCGGCGAGTTCCCCGCAGACCCCGCCGAGCCGGCGCCGCCCGCGCAGCCGCCCGCGTGCGACGACCTCTCCGCGCCCGAGCCGGACGTCCTCCGCGCCGTCCTCCCGCAACGGCCGGCGGCGTGGACGGTGGACGAGGCGGCCGCGTACCTCGGCGCCACCCCCGAAGCCCTGCGCCAGGCCAACCCTGGCCTTGCGGACCCCGTTCCCCCCGGCGCGCCGCTCCGCCTCCCCGTCCCCCGCTCCGCGCACCCGGCGGACCCGCGCATCGACGACCCGAGGCCCTGGTGGGCGCCCGGAGACCCGGCGTCCGCGGTCCGCGAGGGGGTGGAGCGGATGGCGGCGGCGCACGGGCTGACGCCGGCCGAGCTGCTGGCCGCCAACCCCGCCTTCCGCCCGGCGATCGCGGGAGACGCGGCGTGGACCGCGCCCGACGTCCCCGTGGTGGTCCCCGAGCCCGCGCCCGAGCCGCCCGCGCGCTGGGGGCAGGACCGCGCCGGGGAGTGCGCCCGCGCGCTGATCCGCTTCTGCGAGCTGCGCCGCGACTGCGTGGCGCTGATCGACCCGCCGGGCGACGCGAGGACCGCGGAAGCGGTGGAAACGTTCCGCGCGGAGCTCGACACCACCTTCGCCGGCCTCTACTGGCCCTGGCTGCGGACGGAGCTCGACCCGCGCCGCGGCGCCTCCGGCGCGTGGGCGCCGACGGTCGACGTGCCGCCCTCGGGGTGGGTGGCGGGGCTCACCGCCGCGGCGGACCTGGCCGCGGGGCCGCACCGCTCGCCCGCGGGGCAGACGGCGCGGCGCGCGCTGGCGCTGGCGGCGCCGGTGGACGAGGCGGTGCACGGCCGGCTGAACGCGCGCGGCATCAACGTCTTCCGCGAGCGGCCGGTGCGCGGGGTGGTGCTCGAGGGGGCACGCTCGCTGGCGGCGGGGGCGGCCGGCGAGTGGCGCTACCTGAACGTGCGCCGCGTGTTCCTCACCATCGCCGAGGCGATCGAAGAGGGGACGCAGTGGGCGGTGTTCGAGAGCAACGGCCCGCTGCTCTGGGCCGACCTGCGCGACGGGGTGCGCAGCTACCTGCGCGAGCGCTGGCGCCGCGGCTGGCTGATGGGCGAGGAGGCGGCCGACGCCTTCTACGTGCGCTGCGACGAGGAGACCAACACCGCCGAGACGCGCGACCAGGGGCTGGTGATCGCCGTCGTCGGCCTCAGGCTCCCGCCGCCCATCGAGTGGATCGTGGTCCGGATCGGCCGCTCCGCGCTGGGGCTGGAGATCCTGGACGTGCAGCGCGCCTGAGGAGGACGAGCGATGCCCGCCACCGGCGCGCGCCCCGACCCGCTGGCCGCCTTCCGCTTCCGGGTGCGCATCGAAGGGCGCGAGGCGGGGGGGTTCTCCGAGGTCTCGGGGATCCAGGCCGAGGTGGAGGTGCTGGAGGTGCGCGCGGGAGGCGAGAACACCTTCGTCCACAAGCTCCCCGGCCCCACCAAGCACGGGAACCTGACGCTGCGGCGGGGGCTGGCCACCCTGGAGCTGTGGGACTGGTTCGCGGACATCGTCGCCGGCCGCGTGTCGCGCCGCACGGTGTCGGTGGAGCTCCTCCCGGGGGGGCAGCCGGGGAAGCCGGTGCGGTGGGTGTTCGAGAGCGCGTTCCCCGCGCGGTGGACGGGGCCCGAGCTCAAGGCCGAGCAGAGCACCATCGCCGTGGAGGCGGTGGAGCTGGCGTACCACGGGTTCGTGATGGAGGAGTGATCCCCATGCCGCTGTACGTGCACGAGGTGGAAGCGAGCGTGGCCCCGCCCGAGGGGTCCGGCACGGGCGTGGGCCACGGCCTGCGCCCCGAGCAGTTCACCGCGCTGGTGGACGCCGTGGCGCGCGAGCTGGCGCGCCGCAAACGCGGCGCCGACGCGCTGCGCGCCGACGCGAAGCTCACCGGCACCAATCGCCCGCCCTCGGTGGGCGGCTGAGGGAGACGCGCATGGACACCCGGCTCACCATCACCGTCACCGACCACGACGCCATCGACGCGCCGCGGCTGCCGCAGACCATCGAGGCCCAGTACAACCCGGCCGAGCTCACGCTGGAGAAGGGCGCGCAGCTGGGCGAGCAGGCCATCCCCGGCCTCGACTCGCCGCTCCTGCAGTTCGTGCGCGGGCAGACGCAGAAGCTCTCGGTGGAGCTCACGCTCGACGAGGCCTCGGCCGCGCCGGGCAAGGGGGTGAAGGAGCGGATGGAGTCGCTGTACCAGCTGGTGAAGATCCAGCCCCGCACCCACGCCGCGCCGCGGGTGCTGGTCTCCTGGGGCGCGGGGCTCTCCTTCCACGGCGTCGCAGAGAGCGTGCAGCGGAAGATCACCCTGTTCGACCGCGAGGGAAATCCGCTGCGCGCGGTGGTGACCATCGCCTTCCGCGAATACCGCAAGCTCGACGAGCAGCTGAAGGAGCTGAACCTCCAGTCCGCCGACCAGACCAAGCTCACCGTGCTGCGCGCGGGCGACCGGCTGGACGTGCTGGCCGCGCGCGAGTACGGCGACCCCGAGGCCTGGCGCGCGCTGGCGGCCTGGAACGGGATCGAGGACCCGCGCAGCGCCGGGCCGGGAACGGCGCTGGAGATTCCCCCGCGCGACGTGCTGGGGCTGGGGAGCCGGCTGTGAGCACCCAGAGCATCGCCTCGCTCGGCACCGACTTCTACGTCCCCTGGTGGAGGGTGAGCGTGGGCGGCCGCGCCATCGACCAGAAGGCCGTGCACGACGTGCTCTCGGTGAGCTACGCCGACTCCCTGGAGGAGGTGGACTCCTTCTCCCTGGAGATCAACAACTGGGACGAGGAACGGCGCACCACAAAGTACAGCGAGGGCGAGCTGTTCGAGCCCGGGCAGCCGGTGAAGCTCGAGCTGGGCTACCGCGACGCGGGGCTGGTGACCATGCTGACCGGCGAGATCACCTCGCTGCAGCCGAAGTTCCCCGCCGAGGGGCCGCCCACCCTGAGCGTGAGCGGGCTCAGCATCCTGCACCGCCTGCGCGGCGAGGCGCACTCGGTGGTCTACGAGAACAAGACCGACTCCGAGATCGCCTGCGCGATCGCGAAGCTGCTGGGGGTGCGGGTGGAGACCCCCGCGGCCGAGTCCGAGGCGGTCTACCCTTACGTGGTCCAGAACAACCAGCACGACATCGTCTTCCTGCTGCAGCGGGCGCGGAAGATCGGCTACGAGCTGACGGTGCAGGAGGGCAAGGGCCGCGAGCCCCCGTACCTGAAGTTCGCGCCGCAGGAGAAGGCGAAGGAGGCGCCGTACCGGCTGCAGTGGGGGAGCTCTCTGCTCTCCTTCGACCCCCGGCTCACCACGGCGAACCAGGTGGGCTCGGTGACGGTGCGGTCGTGGCACCCCACCAGCAAGAAGGTCATCGAGGCCACGGTCAAGCGCAGCGAGCTGGGAAAGAAGGAGCCCTTCGCCAGCGCCTTCGAGGAGCGGAAGGAGGTGCTGGCCGACCGCCCGGTGAGCAGCGAGGCCGAGGCGCGCCAGCTCGCGCTGGAGACGCTGCGCCACATCTCGCAGAACTACGTGACGGCGTCGGCCACCACCGTCGGCCTCCCCCGCCTGCGCACCGGGTCGCTGGTGGAGCTCGGGGGGCTCGGGGCGAGGTACCTCGACGGCACTTACTTCATCACCGGCACCACGCACGCCATCGGCGACAGCGGCTACACCACCCAGTTCCAGGCGCGCAAGGAGGAACCGGCGTGAGCGACGCTTCGGCGCGGGTAAACGGCGTGGTGATCGGCGTGGTGAAGGACCTGAACGACCCGCAGAAGCTGGGGCGGGTGCGGGTCTCCTTCCCCCACCTGGGCGGCGTGCTGAGCGACTGGGCGCGGCTGGCCACCCTGATGGCCGGCAACGACCGCGGCTCGCTCTTCCGCCCCGAGCTCGAGGACGAGGTGCTGGTGGCCTTCCTCTTCGGCGACCCGGCCAAGGCGTACGTGATCGGCGCGCTCTGGAACGAGCAGGACGCGCCCCCCGAGGGCGGCGGCACGCAGGATAACCACCTGCGCACGCTGAAGAGCCGCAGCGGCCACCTCCTGCGCTTCGACGACACGCCGGGCGGCGAAAAGGTGGAGATCGTCGCGAAGGGCGCGAAGCAGCGGATCGTGATCGACGTCTCGGGCAAGTCCATCGCCGTCGAGGCCGACGAGGGCACCATCTCGGTGAAGACCTCGCAGGGCGACGTGAGCGTGGAGTCGGGCGGCGCGATGAAGGTCAAGGCCACCTCGTCGCTCTCGCTGGAGGCGCCCGAGATCACGGTGGAGGCGAGTGGGGTGCTCACGCTCAAGGGCGCGACGGTCAAGATCAACTGACGGGAGGGGGACGATGCCGTTCGCCGCGAAGCAGGGTGACCGGGTGCTCGCCACCGACACGCACCTAATCCAGCCGCCGGGCACCACCCCGCCCGTGCCGGTGCCGCACCCGTTCACCGGCATCATCGACGGCGGCCTGAGCGGCGACGTGACGATCGGGGGGAAGCCCGCGGCCACGGTGGGCAGCACGGCCACCAACACCCCGCCGCACCTCCCCCTCGGCGGCACCTTCGTGAATCCCCCCGCCAACCGGGGGACCATCGTAAAGGGAAGCGCCACGGTGCTGATCAACGGCAAGGGCGCCGCGCGCATGGGCGACACCGCGAAGACCTGCAACGATCCCGTCGACCTCCCCGGGGGGACGGTGGTCGCCGCGGGAACGGTGGAGATCGGGGGATGAGGGGCGTGCGAACGTGCCGGTGGGGCCGGGCGGCGAGCCACGAGACGACGGAGACCCGCGCGGGAGAAGGGGATGCGTGACGAGCTGGTGGGGCGCGGGTGGGCGTTCCCGGTGCGGCCGGGGCCCGACGGGCGGCTGCCCCTGCGCGGTGGCGAGCGGAAGATCCGCGAGAGCATCTGGCTGATCCTGGCCACCGCTCCCGGCGAGCGCGTGATGCGCCCCGCCTTCGGCGCCGGGCTGCCGGGCGAGCTCTTCGCCCCCAACGACCCGCGCCGCCGCGCCCTGCTGGCCACGCGCGCCCGGGAGGCGCTGGTGCGGGACGAGCCCCGCATCGACGTGCTGGACGTACGCGCCGACCCCGACCCCGACGAGGAGGGGCGCGTGCTGGTGCAGGTGGACTACCGCGTCCGCGACAACAACGCCGTGTTCAACCTGGTCTACCCCGTCTACCTGACGGAAGGAGCCGCGTAAGGTGCCCATCGCTCCCCCGCCCCTAGAGGCGCGTACCTTCGACGAGCTGGTGCAGGAGGCCAGGCGCCGCATCGCGCGCTACACCCCGGAGCTGGCGCTGGGGTGGACGGACCACAACGAGTCGGACCCCGGCATCACCCTGGTGCAGCTCTTCGCCTGGCTGGCGCAGATCACCCAGGAGCGGGTGAACCAGCTCCCCGAGCGCACCTACCGCGCCCTGCTGGACCTGCTGGGGATGCAGGTGCGCCCCGCCGTTCCCGCCTTCGCGGACCTCGTGTTCGACCCCATCCCCGGCGCCGGGCGCGACCTGCGCGTGCCCGCCGGCACCCGCGTGGGCGCGCCCCCGGGCGAAGACGGGAACCCGGTCACCTTCGAGACCGCGCAGCCGCTCGACGTGGTCGGCGCCGTGCTGGCCCACGTGCTCACCTACGACGGCACCGCCTTCCGCGAGGTGACGCCGCTGAACGGCCCCGAGGGCGGCGCGCTCTTTCCGTTCGGCGAGCGCCCCGAGACGGGTGCGGCCCTCTACTTCGGCTTCGCGGTGCCGCCCAGCCGCGAGGCGCAGTGGCGCCCCTTCCCCGGCCGCGTGAGCCTGCGCGCCTTCGAGCCCGAGGGCCGCACCGCGCCCGCGCCCGTGGCCTGCGGGAGCGCGCCGGCGGTGAAGCGCGCCGCGATGGCGTGGGAGTACCTCCCCGGACCCGGCAGGGCCTGGGAGGCGCTGGCCGTGTTCCACGACGAGACGCGCGCGTTGGAGGTGGGGGGCTACCTGTCGCTGCAGGGCCCGCGCGAGATCGACCCGGCGCCGCTGTGGACCCTCGAGGAGGCGTGCTACTGGGTGCGGCTGCGCCTGCGCGACCCCGACTACGGCACGCGCGTGCCGCGCGTGGGCTTCTTCCGCTTCAACACCGTCCCCGCCCGCCACCAGGTGACGGTGAATGACGAGCGGCTGGGCACCGCCAGCGGCGCGCCGGGGCAGACGGTGCAGCTGCGCACCCTTCCCCTGGTTCCCGAGACGCTGACGCTGGAGGTGGCGGACGAGGGCGGGCAAATGGTGGAGTGGCATCCCGTCGCCCTCTTCCGCGACCCCGACGCCGGCGCCGCCGACCCGCTGGCCGGGCCCGACGCGCGCGTCTACCGGGTCGATCCGGAGCGCGGCACCGTCAGCTTCGGCGACGGACGGCGCGGGGCCATCCCGCCGGCGGGGAGCGCCGTGGTCGCCCGCGAGTACCGCTCGGGCGGCGGCGCGGGCGGCAACCAGGAGGCCGGCGGGATCGCCTCGCTGCAGACCACGCTGCCGGGGATCAAGGGCGTCACCAACCCCCGCCCCGCCGTGGGCGGGCTCGACGCGCAGACGGCCGAGCAGGCGGCCCGCGGGGCCCCGCAGTGGCTGCGCCGCCGCGAGCGCGCCGTCACCGCCGACGACTTCGAGGCCGCCGCCGAGGAGATCGGCGGGGTGGTCCGCGCCGTCGCGCTCGCGGGCGAGCACCCCGACTACCCCGAGGTGCGCGTTCCCGGCGCGGTCACCGTGCTGGTGGTCCAGGACAGCCGCGAGACGCCGCCGGTCACCTCCGAAGACCTGCTGCGCGCCGTCTGCGCGGCGCTGGAAGCGCAGCGCACGCTGACGACGGAGGTGTACGTGCGCCCGCCGCGCTTCGTGCGCGTGGACGTGGCCGC is a window from the Longimicrobiaceae bacterium genome containing:
- a CDS encoding phage tail protein — its product is MADTGDRNDPYGAYNFLVELDGVTVAGFSEASGLTSESDVVEYRTGAEDTTVRKLPGLKKFSNLTLKRGFTASDELWKWRLEVLNGATVRHSGTIVLLNEARQAAIKWTFREAWPSKWEGPTFNAKTSEMAIETLELACEGVELELAG
- a CDS encoding phage tail sheath subtilisin-like domain-containing protein, whose product is MPALLPAPGVRFHSADPPRSLPELRSDVAGFVGYAERGPLHTPMRVESWHQFESGFGGFGAGGFLPYAVHAFFENGGQTAWIVRAAVPPGDGSVPWHRQARDAYAELPLETPGGDRDPPLILVRARSPGRWGNRLSVEIAPAGTGADTRVTLVVRDRDGNVWRMPDCSLDPADGRYLPRVVETAPELPVRMDLALPDPGEAVAPLAAKKQLRGGRDGTGACGRDHLLGGETDASARWGLGALLDVDEVAIVAVPESGEFPADPAEPAPPAQPPACDDLSAPEPDVLRAVLPQRPAAWTVDEAAAYLGATPEALRQANPGLADPVPPGAPLRLPVPRSAHPADPRIDDPRPWWAPGDPASAVREGVERMAAAHGLTPAELLAANPAFRPAIAGDAAWTAPDVPVVVPEPAPEPPARWGQDRAGECARALIRFCELRRDCVALIDPPGDARTAEAVETFRAELDTTFAGLYWPWLRTELDPRRGASGAWAPTVDVPPSGWVAGLTAAADLAAGPHRSPAGQTARRALALAAPVDEAVHGRLNARGINVFRERPVRGVVLEGARSLAAGAAGEWRYLNVRRVFLTIAEAIEEGTQWAVFESNGPLLWADLRDGVRSYLRERWRRGWLMGEEAADAFYVRCDEETNTAETRDQGLVIAVVGLRLPPPIEWIVVRIGRSALGLEILDVQRA
- a CDS encoding phage tail protein, with product MPATGARPDPLAAFRFRVRIEGREAGGFSEVSGIQAEVEVLEVRAGGENTFVHKLPGPTKHGNLTLRRGLATLELWDWFADIVAGRVSRRTVSVELLPGGQPGKPVRWVFESAFPARWTGPELKAEQSTIAVEAVELAYHGFVMEE
- a CDS encoding phage baseplate assembly protein V is translated as MSDASARVNGVVIGVVKDLNDPQKLGRVRVSFPHLGGVLSDWARLATLMAGNDRGSLFRPELEDEVLVAFLFGDPAKAYVIGALWNEQDAPPEGGGTQDNHLRTLKSRSGHLLRFDDTPGGEKVEIVAKGAKQRIVIDVSGKSIAVEADEGTISVKTSQGDVSVESGGAMKVKATSSLSLEAPEITVEASGVLTLKGATVKIN
- a CDS encoding PAAR domain-containing protein encodes the protein MPFAAKQGDRVLATDTHLIQPPGTTPPVPVPHPFTGIIDGGLSGDVTIGGKPAATVGSTATNTPPHLPLGGTFVNPPANRGTIVKGSATVLINGKGAARMGDTAKTCNDPVDLPGGTVVAAGTVEIGG
- a CDS encoding GPW/gp25 family protein; the encoded protein is MRDELVGRGWAFPVRPGPDGRLPLRGGERKIRESIWLILATAPGERVMRPAFGAGLPGELFAPNDPRRRALLATRAREALVRDEPRIDVLDVRADPDPDEEGRVLVQVDYRVRDNNAVFNLVYPVYLTEGAA
- a CDS encoding putative baseplate assembly protein; the encoded protein is MPIAPPPLEARTFDELVQEARRRIARYTPELALGWTDHNESDPGITLVQLFAWLAQITQERVNQLPERTYRALLDLLGMQVRPAVPAFADLVFDPIPGAGRDLRVPAGTRVGAPPGEDGNPVTFETAQPLDVVGAVLAHVLTYDGTAFREVTPLNGPEGGALFPFGERPETGAALYFGFAVPPSREAQWRPFPGRVSLRAFEPEGRTAPAPVACGSAPAVKRAAMAWEYLPGPGRAWEALAVFHDETRALEVGGYLSLQGPREIDPAPLWTLEEACYWVRLRLRDPDYGTRVPRVGFFRFNTVPARHQVTVNDERLGTASGAPGQTVQLRTLPLVPETLTLEVADEGGQMVEWHPVALFRDPDAGAADPLAGPDARVYRVDPERGTVSFGDGRRGAIPPAGSAVVAREYRSGGGAGGNQEAGGIASLQTTLPGIKGVTNPRPAVGGLDAQTAEQAARGAPQWLRRRERAVTADDFEAAAEEIGGVVRAVALAGEHPDYPEVRVPGAVTVLVVQDSRETPPVTSEDLLRAVCAALEAQRTLTTEVYVRPPRFVRVDVAAELRVDPQRSMGEAQENARTRLEGYLDYRTWSFGQDLHPATVQSRLLSGDDGVRTVERMRITVDGRLHESATGPVRLPGDTLVYAGQIDLAALPYAEQ